In Aedes albopictus strain Foshan chromosome 3, AalbF5, whole genome shotgun sequence, the following are encoded in one genomic region:
- the LOC109419129 gene encoding poly(A) polymerase type 3 codes for MWSASNGGGGGGGGGGGSSSGTNPTQSNTRTLGMTSAISLAEPKPEDIQKTTELEKALEPYNVFEAESELNHRMEILAKLNTLVKQWVRDVSISKNMPEALAEKLGGKIYTFGSYRLGVHHKGADIDALCVAPRNIERADYFGSFFELLKKQPEVTECRAVEEAFVPVIKMNFDGIEIDLLFARLALKEIPDNFDLRDDKLLKNLDPKSVRSLNGCRVTDEILRLVPDIDNFRLALRAIKLWAKKHGIYSNSLGYFGGVSWAMLVARTCQLYPNAVAATLVHKFFLVFSRWKWPQPVLLKQPDTVNLGFQVWDPRVNVQDRFHLMPIITPAYPQQNSTFNVSSSTRKVMLNEFNRGMQITDEIMLSKAGWDKLFEAPSFFFKYRHFIVLLVTSNNADDHLEWCGLVESKIRYLILNLERNQHINLAHVNPKCFEQHEQNQTERQRESDGGRALATLCSLWFIGLEFERSENLNVDLTESIQSFTDSVHKHAVHIKLLKDGMKIEARHVRRKQLSQYLDPNLLKRERKNSDSGLTISSIAAAAAAANTSGGSVGGTTLRKRHSSEHLHLATVNKKGRNDSFEQSPSNASSQSSSSSSQGAGSVSAANNTSVASVNTTNHNISGSNENLNSSSSQTAAPDVESSPAEPSSTSTTTSYNHMNHNDSSVTSTNNTTTLVLDDSSSEATSGGVVAAPQTPTTPTQTANPGPQQPPPQAQTATEVVCS; via the exons ATGTGGAGCGCCAGTAATGGCGGAGGAGGAggaggtggcggcggcggcggttccTCCTCCGGTACCAATCCGACCCAGTCCAATACCCGAACGCTTGGAATGACTTCGGCCATCAGTTTGGCGGAACCGAAACCGGAAGACATCCAGAAGACGACGGAACTGGAAAAAGCCCTCGAACCGTACAATGTGTTCGAGGCGGAATCGGAACTCAACCATCGGATGGAAATTCTGGCAAAGTTGAATACCCTGGTGAAACAGTGGGTACGGGATGTGTCCATCTCGAAGAATATGCCGGAAGCCCTGGCGGAGAAGCTGGGCGGAAAAATCTACACATTCGGTTCCTACCGGTTGGGGGTCCATCACAAGGGCGCGGATATTGACGCCCTTTGCGTAGCCCCACGCAATATCGAACGGGCGGACTATTTCGGGTCGTTCTTCGAGCTGCTCAAAAAGCAACCGGAAGTGACGGAGTGCCGTGCCGTGGAGGAAGCGTTCGTACCTGTCATCAAGATGAACTTCGATGGGATCGAAATCGATCTGCTGTTTGCGCGGCTGGCGCTGAAGGAGATTCCGGACAACTTTGATCTGCGGGACGACAAGCTGCTAAAGAATCTGGACCCGAAATCGGTGCGCAGTCTGAACGGGTGCCGAGTGACGGACGAAATACTGCGGTTGGTTCCCGACATCGACAACTTCCGGCTGGCCCTGCGGGCGATCAAGCTGTGGGCCAAAA AGCACGGAATCTACTCCAATTCGCTGGGCTATTTTGGTGGCGTGTCGTGGGCCATGCTGGTGGCCCGAACCTGTCAGTTGTACCCGAATGCGGTAGCTGCCACGTTGGTGCACAAATTTTTCCTAGTATTCTCCCGGTGGAAGTGGCCCCAGCCGGTGCTGCTGAAGCAACCCGATACGGTCAATCTGGGCTTCCAGGTGTGGGATCCGCGGGTCAACGTCCAGGATCGGTTCCACCTGATGCCGATCATCACGCCGGCCTATCCGCAGCAAAATTCCACATTCAACGTGTCCAGCTCGACGCGGAAGGTCATGCTGAACGAGTTCAACCGCGGTATGCAGATTACCGACGAAATTATGCTAAGTAAGGCCGGCTGGGATAAGCTGTTCGAGGCGCCGAGCTTCTTCTTCAAGTATCGGCATTTCATTGTGCTGCTGGTGACGTCGAACAACGCCGACGATCATCTGGAGTGGTGCGGTCTGGTGGAATCGAAGATTCGCTATCTGATTCTGAACTTGGAGCGGAATCAGCACATTAATTTGGCCCACGTCAATCCGAAGTGCTTCGAACAGCACGAGCAGAACCAAACGGAGCGGCAGCGGGAGAGCGACGGAGGTAGGGCGTTGGCCACCCTGTGCTCGCTGTGGTTCATCGGACTGGAGTTCGAACGGTCGGAGAATCTGAACGTGGATCTGACGGAAAGCATACAGAGTTTTACCGATTCCGTGCACAAACATGCT GTGCACATCAAACTGCTGAAGGACGGCATGAAAATCGAAGCGCGGCACGTCCGGCGGAAGCAACTGAGCCAATATCTGGATCCGAACCTGCTCAAGCGGGAACGTAAAAATTCCGACTCGGGCCTCACGATATCCAGCATAGCGGCCGCGGCGGCAGCTGCCAACACTAGTGGCGGCAGCGTTGGTGGCACTACCCTTCGGAAACGGCACTCGTCCGAGCATCTGCATCTTGCGACCGTCAACAAGAAAGGAAGGAACGATTCT TTCGAGCAGTCTCCATCGAACGCGTCCTCGCAGTCGTCGTCATCCTCGTCGCAAGGAGCGGGTTCCGTGTCTGCAGCGAACAACACTTCGGTAGCGTCTGTGAACACCACTAACCACAACATCTCCGGTAGTAACGAGAACCttaacagcagcagcagccagactGCCGCACCAGACGTCGAATCTTCCCCAGCGGAACCTTCTAGCACTTCTACGACCACCTCCTACAACCACATGAACCACAACGACAGCAGTGTGACTTCGACCAACAACACAACAACGCTGGTGCTGGACGATTCCTCGTCCGAAGCGACCAGTGGCGGCGTCGTAGCCGCTCCACAGACTCCGACGACCCCGACACAAACCGCCAATCCCGGACCACAACAGCCACCACCACAGGCACAGACCGCTACCGAGGTGGTTTGCTCATGA